From the Gymnogyps californianus isolate 813 chromosome 2, ASM1813914v2, whole genome shotgun sequence genome, one window contains:
- the IGFBP1 gene encoding insulin-like growth factor-binding protein 1 — MCSLRSLLRRCWLPSLLLPALLGPRLAAGVALQPMHCAPCTQEKLALCPSVAPGCPETARQPGCGCCQTCALGPGQPCGVYTARCRQGLRCHVPAGEPRPLSALIQGQGTCLPASEAGGMRTAEPADSIEPEDMPLESTEMTQDQLLNYQLMFPIGQDKSIPWNAITAYENMKAKRLSELKKWKEQGPCQKELYRALYKLAKAQQRSGGEIYKFYLPNCNKNGFYHSKQCETSLDGESAGCWCVYPKNGRRIPGSPEMKGDPECQQYLDSQE; from the exons ATGTGTAGCCTGCGGTCTCTGCTGCGCCGCTGTTGGCTGCCgtccctgctgctgccggcGCTCCTGGGCCCCCGCCTCGCCGCCGGGGtggccctgcagcccatgcacTGCGCCCCGTGCACCCAGGAGAAGCTCGCCCTCTGCCCGTCCGTCGCGCCCGGCTGCCCGGAGACGGCCCGGCAGCCCGGCTGCGGCTGCTGCCAGACCTGCGCCCTCGGGCCGGGCCAGCCGTGCGGGGTCTACACGGCCCGCTGCCGCCAGGGGCTCCGCTGCCACGTCCCCGCGGGAGAGCCCCGGCCCCTCTCCGCCCTCATCCAGGGGCAAGGGACGTGCCTGCCCGCCAGCGAGGCCGGAGGGATGCGCACGGCGGAGCCGGCAG ACTCTATCGAACCTGAAGATATGCCTTtggaaagcactgaaatgaCACAGGATCAGCTGCTGAACTATCAGTTGATGTTTCCCATAGGCCAGGACAAATCCATCCCCTGGAATGCCATCACTGCAtatgaaaacatgaaagcaaagagaCTATCTGAACTCAAGAAATGGAAAGAGCAG GGACCTTGTCAGAAGGAGCTCTACAGAGCCCTGTATAAATTGGCGAAGGCTCAGCAGAGAAGTGGAGGGGAGATTTACAAATTCTACTTGCCCAACTGCAACAAGAATGGATTTTACCACAGCAAACAG TGCGAAACTTCACTGGATGGAGAGTCTGCTGGATGCTGGTGTGTCTATccaaaaaatggaagaagaattCCTGGATCTCCAGAAATGAAAGGAGACCCTGAATGCCAACAGTATCTCGACTCACAAGAATAA